A stretch of Nonomuraea africana DNA encodes these proteins:
- a CDS encoding DUF3151 domain-containing protein, with protein MDNLLAGPPPTHLPDLPEAREALESGAKASDVAARFPAYPAAWAALAEEYFAKGHAVTSYAFARTGYHRGLDQLRRSGWKGHGPIPWEHEPNRGFLRCLYSLSRAAQSIGEKDEAERCLQFLKDSSTEAYDALTKG; from the coding sequence ATGGATAACCTTCTCGCCGGGCCGCCCCCGACCCACCTGCCGGACCTGCCCGAGGCCCGAGAGGCGCTGGAATCCGGCGCTAAGGCGTCCGACGTGGCAGCGCGCTTCCCCGCCTACCCGGCGGCCTGGGCCGCACTCGCGGAGGAATACTTCGCCAAGGGCCACGCGGTCACCTCGTACGCCTTCGCCCGCACCGGCTACCACCGTGGCCTCGACCAGCTGAGAAGGAGCGGATGGAAGGGGCACGGGCCGATCCCGTGGGAGCATGAGCCGAACCGCGGCTTCCTGCGCTGCCTCTACTCACTGTCCAGGGCCGCGCAGTCGATCGGCGAGAAGGACGAGGCCGAACGGTGCCTGCAGTTCCTCAAGGACAGCAGCACCGAGGCATACGACGCGCTGACCAAGGGCTAG